In Kineococcus endophyticus, the DNA window TCCTCGACGACCTGCGCGCCGAGCTCGACGCCTGCCGTAACGCTGCCGACCTGCGCGCCTACCGCGACCGCCTCGCTGAGCTGACCTTCTTCGACCCCGCCTGCGGCTGCGGCAACTTCCTGGTCATCGCCTACCGCGAGATCCGTGCCCTGGAGACCGACTGCCTGGCCCGGCTACGCGAGCTGGAGCAGACCGCCACTACCGGGCGGGTGGCCCGCGGCCGCAACCGCGTGGCCGGTCCCGGGCAGCAGTCCGTCGACGTCACGCTGGACTCCAAGGTCAGCGTGGGGCAGTTTTACGGCATCGAGATCGAGGAGTTCCCCGCCCGCATCGCCGAGACCGCGATGCACCTGGCCGACCACCTGGCCAACCGCGAGCTGTCCAACGTCATTGGTCTGGCCTACGCCCGCTTCCCTATCGCCGACACTGCCCGCATCAGCGTGGCCAACGCGCTGCGCACCGACTGGGCCGATGTGCTGGACCCCGCCCGCTGCTCCTACCTCATGGGCAACCCGCCCTTTGTGGGTATGTCCTGGATGACCAAGGCGCAGCAGGAAGACCGGACCCTGGTCTTCTCCTCCCTGCCCATCCAGGGCAGCCGCACCGGACGGCTGGACTACGTCGCCTGCTGGTACGCCAAGGCCATCGACTACCTGGCCGACTCCACCGCCCGGGCGGCGTTCGTCTCCACCAACTCCCTGACCCAAGGTGAACAGGCTCGCGCGCTGGGCCCGCTCATGCTCGCCTCGGGGGTGCGCATCGACTTCGCCCACCGCACCTTCGCCTGGGTCTCTGAAGCTAAGGGGGCTGCCCACGTCGACGTGGTCATCATCGGTTTCTCCACCCGGGCTGACCCCCGACCGCTACGGCTGTTCAGCTACCCCACGGTTCGTGGTGAGTACGTCGAGACCGCAGCCAACAACATCAATCCCTACCTGGTGGACGGACCCAGCGTGGTGCCCGCCAAACGGCGCACCCCGCTGCGTCCCGGGATGCCTACAGCTAGCAAGGGCAGTCAGGCCACCGACGGAGGTCACCTCATCGTCACCGCAGCTGAGCGGAGCTCGGTGATGATCGACCCGATCGCGGCCAAATACCTGCGCACCTATTGGCAGGGCCGCGAGCTGCTCAACGGTCAACCGCGCTGGTGCTTGTGGCTGGAAGGTGCCACCGCGACGGAGCTGCGGAACTCATCTGAGCTGCGCCAGCGCCTCGCCGGTGTCCGTACCGTGCGCGTCGCCTCTCCCACCGCATCCGTACGCGAACAGGCCAACGTCCCCGCGCTGTTCACCCAGCGGCGCCAGCCCAAGCAGCAGTACGTCGCCATGCCCGAAGTCAGCAGCGAGAACCGCCGCTACATCCCTGCTTCGCTCCTGCCGGCTACCGACATCGCCGGCAACCAGCTCTTGTGCTGGGACGGAGCCGACCTTCGTCTGTTCGGGCTGCTGCAGTCGGTCGCCTTCACCCAGTGGGTCGCCGCCGTCGGCGGGCGGTTGGAAAGCCGATACCGCCTATCCCCCGACCTGACGTACTGCACCTTCCCCTTCCCCGAGGACACCCCTGCCGGGCGCAAGCGGGTCGAGGCGGCGGCGCAGGCGGTGCTCGACGCCCGTGCGGCACACCCTGGGGCGTCGCTGGCGGACCTGTACGACCCGCTGGCCATGCCCGCCGACCTCGCCGCTGCCCACGCACGCCTAGACCGCGAGGTCGACCACCAGATCACCGGGCACCGAGACCTGGACGACGACACCCGACTGGCCGCGCTGCTGGACGCCTACACCGTGCTGACCGATGAGGGCCGTCTGGGCGTCGATGTGGCCACATCGACGACGGCCGTGGTCCGTCGACCGCGGCGCCGTCGGACCGTCGCCACCGCCGCTCGGACTGCCACCGGCTGAGGCCGCCACTTCTGATGCTCTGCTGATGCCCTGCCGCGCGGTGCATCAGCAGGGTCAGGCAGCGGTGTGCCAGGGATGTCCTGGGGGTAGGCCAAAGCGCTGGTCGCGCTGAGCGGCTTGCACCCACTCAGGCAGCAGGACGGGTACCTCGGGGGTCGGCACGCTCAGTAGATCCCACCGGTCGCGATAGCTGGCGAACACGTCCGCGGTGACCCGGCCATGCGTGGCCGGGGTGTTGCGCCGCCCCGCCGGCACCGAAGGATCGGTCAGCCAGCGCTGATGCACGATCCAGAAGCCTGCGCTGGCGTGATCACGAGGCACCACGTACGCCGCCGGCGGCTCCGGTGCAGGTCGTTCGGGGGTGGGACGGGCCAGCACGACGAGCACGAACCACTCGTGCAGCGATTGTGAGGGCAGCAGCCCCTTGCGGCCCAGCATGAAGACGCCGCGGCCGCCGTCGACGTTGCGTCCGTCGCTGGAGGTTTTCACCTGCACCTCGATCGCGGTGCGGGCCTCGGCGACGTGAACGGCGAGGATGTCGGTGCGTTCGATGCCGTCCCGCGTCAGGGCCGGCGCCCACCCGTGCAGGGCCAAGGTGGAGGCCACCCAGTGCTCGCCGGCGGTCTTGAGCATCTTGTTGTCTGCCACATCTGTGCATCGGCGGACATCAGGACCTGCTCAAGAGGCAGGTGCAGCCAGCGCCCGCAGATAAAAGGGGTTATCTACGGGTGCAGGTGACCGAGGCGGCCGCTAGCGTCCAGAGCGTGATCACTAGGGCGACGCCAGTGCAAACGAGGTCAGCGGGGCTGCCTCGATGACGGGTATGGCCCTGCTCGCTCTCGTGCTGCAGATCCTCGGGCTGCTCACCGGCGCCTGGGGCGTGCACGAAGTCCGCCACAGCCTGACCGGCGCCACTACGACCTCACTGGCCTGGATCCGCGCCCACGCCCGACGCGCCCGGCGCAGTGCCCACCGGCGTCTCGGCGAGGCCTGGGCGCGACTCCGCGGCCGCCCCAACGTGCGCACTGCCCAGGTGCAGCTGTCAGCCACCGCTACCTTGAGCAGTACCGTCACGGCCACGGTCGGCCCTCGGCCCATCGATCCGGGCGCGGTGAGCGATCGGGAGTGGTTGGCACTGCTGACCGAGCAGTTCCAGGGCGTCTACGGCCACCTCAACCAGCTCCGCGAGCAGCAGACCGCCGACCGCGACCTTGCTGCCCGCCAGGTCCGCGACGCCGTCACCGGTATGGAGGCGTCGCAGCGGGCCGACGCTCACCGCGGCCTGGCCTGGATCTACGCCAGCCTCGTTCTGACTTTCGCCGGCACCGTCCTGGGAGGCCTCGCGTGACCGGCGAGCGGGCACTGAGCACTGCTCCGACCACCATCCCGGCCACCGCCGTGGTCCCCATGGTGACCGTCGCGCCGTCCCTCGCGGTGCGGCCGGCGCCGCTGGACCGACTGCCCGGCGCCAGCGGCGATGACCCGTTCCACCGGCTGGCTGCGGCCTGGCTGCTTGGCTACGGCGGGCACACTCAGGCCGCCTACCGCCGCGACCTGAGCGCGTGGGCCACCTGGTGCCAGCAGCTGGACGTCCACCCCCTGGCGGCCCAGCGCTTCCACGTCGACGCCTGGGTCCGCCACCTGACCACCCAGCCGCAGCCCCGGACCGGCCGTCCCACCTCGGCGGCCACCATCGCCCGCCGCCTCTCGGCGCTGTCCCGCTTCTACGACTACGGCATCCACGACGCGCAGTTCCTGACCCATTCCCCCGTCGCCTCCGTGCGCCGGCCCCGCGTCAGCGACGACAGCCAAGCCGTCGGCCTGACCGCTGAGGAGCTGCGGTGCCTGCTGGCCGCCGCGGCCGCGCACTCGAACCGCACCCACGCACTGGTCGCGCTGCTGACCTTCTGCGGGCTGCGGATCGGTGAAGCCTTGGGCGCGGACGTGAGCGACTACGGCCACGACCACGGCCACCGCGTCCTGCGGATCACCCGCAAAGGCGGCAAGGCTGCCCGAGTCCCGCTGCCACCCCCGGTGGTGCGGGCCCTGGATGACTACCTCGCCGAGACCGGCACCAAGCCCGCCGGTGAAGCCTTGGCTGAGGGGACTGGGGCGTCTGGTCGTTTTGAGCCGCGCGCCAGCGGCCCGCTCTTCCTGGCGGCCGGTGGGGGTCGTCGCTACCCGTACACCAGTGCCTACGAGCAGCTGGGGCGGTTGTGTCGGGCGGTGGGTCTGCCGCGTGGGGTGAGCCCGCATAGCCTGCGGCATTCCTACGCCACCGAGAGCCTGCGCCTGGGAGCTGCGCTGCAGGACGTCCAGGACGCCATGGGCCACGCCGACCCCCGCACCACCCGCCGCTACGACCGGTCCCGGCACAACCTGGACCGATCCCCCAACTATCTCCTCTCCAGATCCCTGACTGGAGAAGATGCAGGCTGATATCGACAGGCACCGCATTTGAGACGATGATGTCGTAATTTTGTTTGCTACTGAATTGCGTTAAGTCCGGCGCCAGCCTGCTTGGCTAAGCGCAGATGACTACTCGCCATCTGCGATGGGTGTAACTGAAACGTCACCCGAACTGATGAGTGAGACCAGAGGAGGCTCTACTCGAAGCTTCGACGCAACAGCGTGTGCCGACTCCCTCAGGTAGGGGTATACGGCCATGATCCCAACCTTCGCAACAAATTCGGCGCGCGCTGAAGCATTCATCTCTATGGGTTCGGAAAAGTTGAACTGCGACGCAGCGTCGACAGCTAACTCAATGTCCGAAGTAGTGATTTGCAACTTGCACCGCACCTCCATCTTGAGCTCGTCGTGCCGCTCCAGGATGGAGATGTCCTCTGTCTGCTCCTCCTTTTCTTTGTTTTCTGTTAGGTCTTCCGAGGTTTCGGACGGGACAGGCTCGAGACGTCGTGCGGACACTTCATAGTAGATAATGTCCGACAAAGTTGCGTACTGGAGGGCTTCGGCGGCGGAATCAATGTATCTGACACCGCCACTCGAAGCCTCAACCGGCAAGGGTGAACTCCTGGCGCTTGTACTCGGCGTCGATCAGAGCGCTAGAAGTCTTCCCGTGAAGAGGGGGGGTGTTGACGTGAGAGGTGGCGGTTCCTGTCGCTCGGTACTGCAGCTGATTGAATCGAGCGACCTCCGCGACTTTCCCCTGGGCGTAAATCCAGTGATTCAGTCGAGTGTGGTCGAGCAGTGTCGGATATCCCAGGTTGTCGACGTAATCAGTGTTGATCTTGAGCCACTCTGCGACGTCTCCCCACAACCAGAGTCCATTAGCTGCGCGGTAAGCGGGTCGCGGAAAGGGGTTTCTTGCCTTTCGCTCTCCGGAGATCCAAAGGTTAACTGCCTGAGGAGTCTTCTCGGCCCGGCTAGCAATGTTCGAACGAGTGACGAGGTCCTCGCATGAGCGGCGGATTCGCATACCCAAGCGCGCCAGTTCGCTCGCAGCCGCGTGGCCAGCAACGATTGCCGTCGGGCCGTCAGCGGTTACGGTCACCACAGTCTCTGCTTCGGGACTTGTCCCAGTAACGAGGACTGCATCCAGGCCGCTCTCAAGGATGGCGTCCTCGGTGTCCTCGTTGATCTGGTCGCCCTCGAAGATCAGCTCGTAGCTGGTCATGGTCCCCTCCCCCTCGATCTGTAGTAGTTCACTTCGGCAGACCTGTTGTCAACCTGAAACAGCAGGACTAGGGCAAGCGGGGAGCCCGTCCGGTCTAGTGTCCTGCGCGGCCCGTGGGGCTGATGAGGTCATGCGCATCCGGGCAGTGCTCAGCTAGTCGTCGGATGCGTCGAGCTACGTTGCCTGCGTCTCGTACCGTCCCCCCAACGGGGGCACCCCTCCCGTCGGCGTCTCCGCAGGGGCAGTAGATGCGCACCTTGTG includes these proteins:
- a CDS encoding DNA methyltransferase, with translation MSIATVTPASPPLGWPEVQHRARTFVTTWAGEQRERAEKDTFWNELLAVFGVNRRQVARFEPVARRYSTGRHGFIDLLWPGRLLVEHKSAGADLDVAMEQAMDYLPAMDEADLPQLIIVCDFARFLVRDLDADTTTAFILEQLPDHLDAFGILTGHDRRLDAEPVEDVNLRATALLADFHDALWEAGYPDHSRRVLLTRVLFCLFADDAAVWTGGPDLFEDFIRLRTDPDGSDLGVQLAWLFQLLDTPLARRAKRLPAGTEGFTYINGGLFAETLPISDCTPQMRAALLSCCRFNWSRISPAIFGSMFQNVMREDERRTLGAHYTSEANILRTIGPLFLDDLRAELDACRNAADLRAYRDRLAELTFFDPACGCGNFLVIAYREIRALETDCLARLRELEQTATTGRVARGRNRVAGPGQQSVDVTLDSKVSVGQFYGIEIEEFPARIAETAMHLADHLANRELSNVIGLAYARFPIADTARISVANALRTDWADVLDPARCSYLMGNPPFVGMSWMTKAQQEDRTLVFSSLPIQGSRTGRLDYVACWYAKAIDYLADSTARAAFVSTNSLTQGEQARALGPLMLASGVRIDFAHRTFAWVSEAKGAAHVDVVIIGFSTRADPRPLRLFSYPTVRGEYVETAANNINPYLVDGPSVVPAKRRTPLRPGMPTASKGSQATDGGHLIVTAAERSSVMIDPIAAKYLRTYWQGRELLNGQPRWCLWLEGATATELRNSSELRQRLAGVRTVRVASPTASVREQANVPALFTQRRQPKQQYVAMPEVSSENRRYIPASLLPATDIAGNQLLCWDGADLRLFGLLQSVAFTQWVAAVGGRLESRYRLSPDLTYCTFPFPEDTPAGRKRVEAAAQAVLDARAAHPGASLADLYDPLAMPADLAAAHARLDREVDHQITGHRDLDDDTRLAALLDAYTVLTDEGRLGVDVATSTTAVVRRPRRRRTVATAARTATG
- a CDS encoding tyrosine-type recombinase/integrase, whose amino-acid sequence is MTGERALSTAPTTIPATAVVPMVTVAPSLAVRPAPLDRLPGASGDDPFHRLAAAWLLGYGGHTQAAYRRDLSAWATWCQQLDVHPLAAQRFHVDAWVRHLTTQPQPRTGRPTSAATIARRLSALSRFYDYGIHDAQFLTHSPVASVRRPRVSDDSQAVGLTAEELRCLLAAAAAHSNRTHALVALLTFCGLRIGEALGADVSDYGHDHGHRVLRITRKGGKAARVPLPPPVVRALDDYLAETGTKPAGEALAEGTGASGRFEPRASGPLFLAAGGGRRYPYTSAYEQLGRLCRAVGLPRGVSPHSLRHSYATESLRLGAALQDVQDAMGHADPRTTRRYDRSRHNLDRSPNYLLSRSLTGEDAG